One part of the Treponema sp. OMZ 787 genome encodes these proteins:
- the sufC gene encoding Fe-S cluster assembly ATPase SufC: MKLLDIQGLQMSVDEKQILKNLNLSINKGEVHVVMGPNGAGKSTLAAAIVGNPRYTIDEGKIFFEDELINDVPVYERARKGIFLSFQIPEEVPGLKIEEFLRASKEAVTGEKIPMIKFHKLLSDTMKQLKINPAYANRSLNVGFSGGEKKKNEILQLAILNPKLAILDETDSGLDIDATKIVFEGVSKIRTPDMGILIITHHNKVLDYIKPDFVHILVDGSIVKTGSLELVEYIEKNGYENIKESL; this comes from the coding sequence ATGAAACTATTAGATATACAAGGACTTCAAATGTCGGTTGATGAGAAGCAGATTCTTAAAAACCTTAATTTGAGTATAAACAAGGGTGAGGTTCATGTAGTCATGGGCCCAAACGGAGCCGGTAAATCAACCTTGGCGGCTGCCATAGTAGGAAATCCAAGATACACAATTGATGAAGGTAAAATCTTTTTTGAAGATGAACTTATAAACGATGTTCCCGTATATGAGCGGGCCCGTAAAGGTATTTTTCTTTCTTTTCAGATACCTGAAGAGGTGCCGGGCTTAAAAATTGAAGAATTTTTGAGGGCTTCAAAAGAAGCCGTAACGGGCGAAAAAATCCCTATGATAAAATTTCATAAACTTTTGTCGGACACAATGAAGCAGCTTAAAATCAATCCTGCATATGCAAACCGAAGCCTAAATGTCGGCTTTTCGGGCGGAGAAAAAAAGAAAAACGAAATCTTACAGCTTGCTATTTTAAACCCTAAACTAGCTATCCTCGATGAGACGGATTCGGGACTGGATATCGACGCTACAAAGATCGTCTTTGAAGGCGTTTCCAAAATACGCACCCCCGATATGGGAATTTTGATTATTACCCATCATAACAAGGTTTTAGATTATATAAAGCCCGACTTTGTACATATTCTTGTTGATGGCAGCATTGTAAAAACAGGCAGCCTTGAACTGGTAGAATATATCGAAAAGAACGGTTACGAAAACATAAAAGAAAGCCTATGA
- a CDS encoding dicarboxylate/amino acid:cation symporter, whose amino-acid sequence MAKEKKIGLLPKLGIGIAAGILLGLFVPASVMAVINTIKAILGSVIFFIVPLVIFGFIAPAICGLKHNAGKMLGTFLGLSYMSAVGASIFSAIVGYILIPFLHVPSSMSSLADIPKTAFVLSIPPLMPVMTALVMAILVGISVLWTKAETVEKVLIEFQGMILEIVNRVVVPLLPFFIATTFAELAYSGSLTKQLPVFLKVIVIVLIGHFIWLTVLYLIGGAVSKKNPLEVIKHYGPAYTTAVGTMSSAATLPVALRCAHKSDALPSEVADFAIPLGATTHLCGSVLTETFFCMTIAQMLYGALPSFGTMVLFSFLFGVFAVGAPGVPGGTVMASLGLVLSVLGFDSTGTGLLIAIFALQDSFGTACNVTGDGALALILRGIFYKPDGTLKNQA is encoded by the coding sequence ATGGCAAAGGAAAAAAAGATTGGGCTTTTACCCAAACTCGGTATCGGTATTGCGGCCGGTATTTTGCTAGGGCTTTTTGTCCCGGCATCTGTTATGGCCGTCATCAACACAATTAAGGCAATCTTAGGTTCGGTTATCTTCTTTATCGTACCTCTGGTTATCTTCGGCTTCATTGCTCCTGCAATCTGCGGCTTAAAGCACAATGCAGGAAAAATGCTTGGAACCTTTTTAGGCTTATCTTATATGTCTGCTGTAGGTGCATCAATATTCTCTGCTATTGTGGGATATATTTTGATTCCATTTTTGCACGTACCCAGTTCTATGAGTTCATTAGCTGACATTCCGAAAACGGCCTTCGTTTTATCTATTCCGCCTCTTATGCCGGTTATGACAGCCTTGGTAATGGCCATCCTTGTAGGTATTTCCGTACTATGGACAAAGGCTGAAACTGTCGAAAAGGTTTTGATAGAATTCCAAGGTATGATTTTGGAAATCGTAAACCGCGTAGTTGTTCCTCTTTTACCTTTCTTTATCGCAACAACATTTGCAGAGTTGGCTTACAGCGGAAGTTTAACAAAACAGCTGCCCGTATTCTTAAAGGTTATCGTTATCGTTTTAATCGGTCACTTCATCTGGCTTACAGTTCTCTACCTTATCGGAGGAGCTGTTTCAAAGAAGAACCCCTTAGAAGTTATCAAACACTACGGCCCTGCTTACACTACAGCTGTAGGAACTATGTCAAGTGCGGCAACCCTTCCGGTAGCCTTGCGCTGTGCCCATAAGTCCGATGCTCTTCCTTCAGAAGTTGCAGACTTTGCAATTCCGCTCGGTGCAACAACCCACCTTTGCGGTTCGGTTTTAACCGAAACCTTCTTCTGTATGACAATAGCTCAAATGCTTTACGGCGCACTGCCCTCATTCGGAACAATGGTTTTATTCTCATTCTTGTTCGGCGTATTTGCAGTAGGAGCCCCCGGTGTTCCCGGAGGAACTGTTATGGCCTCACTTGGTCTTGTTTTAAGCGTTTTAGGCTTTGACAGCACAGGAACGGGCTTACTCATAGCTATATTTGCTCTTCAAGACAGCTTCGGTACTGCTTGTAACGTAACAGGCGACGGAGCCTTGGCCTTGATTCTCCGAGGTATTTTCTATAAGCCTGACGGAACATTAAAAAATCAAGCCTAA
- a CDS encoding MFS transporter, which produces MLNKQRKMTWRTYLAYGAADLYGGGCFFIVTTFSMYYLVNVVGLHPVLAGLIPAIGKFWDAISDPMMGYIADNTPQNRFGKRRVWFLVSIVPIALSFIIIWFPAGIESQAGKFIFYTVAYIIFFTVSTVSYIPYAALSAEITKDFSERNKLNGSRLMFSFIATLLGGLLAQPIIDAFHGSMMGYFVMSIVFALIFALPWIPLYFETWELPEEKPQKKSEAKFIKNFLSLFKSKSCRIHIAMYVCSYGALDIVMSLVLFYIVDYLNRGSVFVIAQGALLLTMMAALPIHNRIINKRGHKPVYVTALIIFAVSVIFMALHTPETPAVFLILNMVFMGVGISANNLIPHQLLPFLADIDKLMSGENRAGTYSAAMTLTRKLFLGLVIMTTIGFVLSGIGYKNPVPSVLTQKQFKEAEALALKNSENFENINKYYSLLEDGNFHLKYMSRNTDEIITSVYKKAKKNNEKNLSSFFEGRKNFDAIPQDMFENFLLSSFDKKDFDSIDEKFLVKSSYIKSGAVYKKIEPQDFYTKADLYDLKVLLDKINFKYSGIGQVQKPQQKDSTLKGVKISFIIMPLFMILFGIFFGLKFNVSPENHKIILAELNRLEDGGKKEDADEKTKQVCELLIGEPYGRI; this is translated from the coding sequence ATGTTAAACAAGCAACGAAAGATGACTTGGCGGACTTATCTCGCCTATGGGGCTGCCGATTTGTACGGCGGAGGCTGTTTTTTTATTGTTACTACATTTTCAATGTATTATCTGGTAAATGTAGTTGGGCTTCATCCTGTTTTGGCTGGGCTCATTCCTGCAATAGGAAAATTTTGGGATGCTATATCGGATCCTATGATGGGCTATATAGCCGATAATACGCCGCAAAACCGCTTCGGCAAAAGAAGGGTTTGGTTTTTGGTTTCAATTGTTCCGATTGCACTTTCCTTTATTATAATTTGGTTTCCGGCGGGAATCGAAAGTCAGGCAGGGAAATTTATCTTTTATACGGTAGCCTACATTATCTTTTTTACGGTTTCGACTGTTTCGTACATACCCTATGCGGCTCTTTCAGCCGAAATAACTAAGGACTTTTCCGAGAGAAATAAACTCAACGGTTCCCGTCTTATGTTTTCTTTTATAGCCACCCTTTTGGGCGGACTTTTGGCTCAGCCGATTATCGATGCCTTTCACGGCAGCATGATGGGCTATTTTGTGATGAGTATAGTCTTTGCTCTTATCTTTGCCCTTCCGTGGATTCCTCTTTATTTTGAAACATGGGAGCTGCCCGAAGAAAAACCCCAAAAAAAATCCGAAGCTAAATTTATAAAAAACTTTTTATCCCTTTTTAAAAGCAAATCTTGTAGAATTCATATAGCGATGTATGTCTGCTCTTACGGAGCCTTGGATATAGTCATGTCTTTAGTTCTTTTCTACATTGTAGATTATTTAAACCGCGGCAGCGTTTTTGTAATAGCACAAGGTGCTCTTTTGCTGACCATGATGGCGGCCCTTCCGATTCATAACCGCATAATAAACAAGAGAGGTCATAAGCCCGTCTACGTTACAGCTTTAATCATCTTTGCCGTGTCGGTTATCTTTATGGCTCTCCATACTCCTGAAACTCCGGCTGTTTTTTTAATCCTAAACATGGTATTTATGGGTGTCGGCATTTCGGCAAACAATCTGATTCCGCATCAGCTGCTTCCTTTCTTGGCCGACATAGATAAGCTTATGAGCGGAGAAAACCGTGCCGGAACTTATTCGGCAGCGATGACTCTTACCCGAAAACTGTTTTTAGGCTTGGTTATAATGACCACAATCGGATTTGTTTTAAGCGGTATCGGTTATAAAAATCCGGTGCCCTCGGTTTTGACTCAAAAGCAATTTAAAGAAGCCGAAGCCTTGGCCTTAAAAAATAGTGAAAACTTTGAAAATATAAACAAGTATTATTCTTTGCTGGAAGACGGAAATTTCCATCTAAAATACATGAGCCGAAATACGGATGAGATTATTACTTCAGTTTATAAAAAAGCAAAAAAGAATAACGAAAAAAATCTTTCTTCATTCTTTGAAGGGCGGAAAAACTTTGATGCTATCCCTCAAGATATGTTTGAAAACTTTTTACTTTCTTCCTTTGATAAAAAAGACTTTGATTCGATTGATGAAAAGTTTTTGGTCAAGTCTTCTTATATAAAATCGGGAGCTGTTTATAAAAAAATAGAACCGCAAGATTTTTATACTAAGGCCGATTTATATGATTTAAAAGTTTTGTTGGATAAAATAAATTTTAAATATTCAGGTATAGGACAGGTTCAAAAGCCGCAGCAAAAGGATTCTACTTTAAAAGGCGTTAAGATTTCATTTATAATAATGCCTCTCTTTATGATTCTTTTCGGCATCTTCTTCGGTCTTAAATTTAATGTAAGTCCCGAAAACCATAAAATCATTCTTGCAGAATTAAACAGATTGGAAGACGGAGGTAAAAAAGAAGATGCTGACGAAAAAACCAAGCAGGTTTGCGAGCTTTTGATAGGTGAACCTTACGGCAGAATTTAA
- a CDS encoding 2-hydroxycarboxylate transporter family protein — MVNEKKKYEILGMPLILFGIIAAVVIAATWWNKLPGGMIGALLLMMVLGEVLNIVGDNAPIVKTFFGGGPIVIIFASSALAYYHVLPEGILKNISTFMKGGGFLDFYIAALITGSILGMDRKLLIKAAIRYFPCIIGSVGLALIFVALGAPLFGMKATEAIAYIGIPIMGGGMGAGAVPIAQVFASALKIPAEQILSKLVPAVALGNALAIVAGGMLDKVGKIRPSWTGNGQLLASGTFEVPSDEAMQKNFSLQDFGIAIVIATAFFTWGNIVSNLLKLVGVNIHTYAWMIISVAVVKAANLLPKTFENACALWYKFVAKNFTAALLVGIGIAYTNLGDIIGAFSLSYIVLVFLVVLGAIIGAGIIGKLVGFYPIESAITAGLCMANMGGTGDVAVLTAAKRMELMPFAQISSRLGGAFIILLASFLVPLFFG; from the coding sequence ATGGTAAACGAAAAGAAAAAGTATGAGATCCTAGGTATGCCTCTCATACTGTTCGGGATTATTGCAGCTGTTGTAATTGCTGCAACATGGTGGAACAAACTGCCGGGAGGAATGATAGGAGCTTTGCTCTTAATGATGGTACTTGGTGAAGTATTAAACATTGTCGGAGATAATGCACCCATAGTAAAAACATTCTTCGGAGGCGGGCCGATCGTAATTATATTTGCATCTAGTGCCCTTGCTTATTATCATGTATTGCCTGAAGGCATATTGAAAAATATTTCGACATTTATGAAGGGAGGCGGCTTTTTAGACTTTTACATTGCAGCTCTTATTACCGGTTCAATCTTAGGAATGGACAGAAAACTTTTGATTAAGGCCGCAATCCGCTACTTCCCGTGTATTATCGGTTCTGTTGGACTTGCATTGATCTTTGTTGCATTAGGAGCACCTCTTTTTGGAATGAAGGCAACCGAAGCTATTGCATATATCGGAATCCCGATTATGGGCGGAGGTATGGGAGCAGGAGCTGTTCCTATAGCCCAAGTTTTTGCCTCAGCATTAAAGATACCTGCAGAACAAATCCTTTCTAAACTTGTACCGGCAGTTGCTTTAGGCAATGCTCTTGCAATAGTTGCAGGCGGTATGCTTGATAAAGTAGGTAAGATTAGACCTTCTTGGACAGGAAATGGACAGCTTCTTGCAAGCGGAACATTTGAAGTTCCAAGCGATGAAGCAATGCAAAAGAATTTTTCTTTACAAGATTTCGGGATTGCAATAGTAATTGCAACAGCCTTTTTTACTTGGGGAAATATAGTATCCAACTTATTGAAACTTGTAGGCGTAAATATCCATACCTATGCTTGGATGATTATCAGCGTTGCTGTCGTAAAGGCTGCAAACCTCTTACCCAAGACATTTGAAAATGCTTGTGCTCTATGGTACAAATTTGTTGCAAAGAACTTTACCGCAGCCCTTTTGGTCGGTATCGGTATTGCATACACAAACCTAGGAGACATCATCGGAGCATTCAGCCTCTCATATATAGTCCTCGTATTCTTGGTAGTACTCGGTGCAATCATCGGTGCAGGAATTATAGGAAAACTTGTAGGTTTCTACCCGATTGAATCTGCCATTACTGCAGGTCTTTGTATGGCAAACATGGGAGGAACGGGAGACGTTGCCGTTCTTACAGCTGCAAAGAGAATGGAGCTCATGCCCTTTGCACAGATATCTTCCCGCTTGGGAGGAGCCTTTATAATCTTGCTTGCCTCATTCTTAGTACCTCTATTTTTCGGTTAA
- a CDS encoding P83/100 family protein, with translation MRRLLVFSFFLIMVVVSGFAIEVDKPEIDSVKNKTIEFINYTGPHYVVDSADTIRGIGSNLAGAVKNGRAGDMNRYSVIHCVDPEVKEGLNADIFIIGKNAGVDHINNVRLIIAGYLKAAYGYSDKDAATLAHFVTIYNAVYRGQMDFFNQKYKQVVTKNLTKEKAGISLRYDEWAGQTQMVIPLTDQKYSGTISTVDTTSISDKKVVEKMREDEGKDLEKRKEMVDLKERESEEAAKRAEAAKKEAVKQQKEADKQKKEADTKQKEAEKQKKVTEQKQKEAKKAEEKAAATGKPEDKKAAEEKQKEVVKAQKETEKKTEEAKKAKEVAEEKQKKADEAKKEVKEEEKMAEKKTEEAQTDRKDIASDTQKIIEEKKAEKKAEGDAAIASSIPGYGLKVVDESKMLSELVLLDLKTEEELRTSGINTIRGRSLYIVGSNLMAIAGTKSGNAVIALVLIDSKSLEILKQSQENIAAESVLVKNEADYYAVIDNNGKYIIGRYNDKLELQAKSAVEVLPYTPITVSDRGLLIQDSNNVIRLLKLTDLTNIVISEEEKK, from the coding sequence ATGAGAAGACTATTAGTTTTTTCGTTTTTTTTAATTATGGTAGTTGTTTCGGGATTTGCAATTGAGGTTGACAAGCCTGAAATTGATTCTGTAAAAAATAAGACTATAGAATTTATTAACTACACCGGACCTCATTATGTGGTAGATAGTGCTGACACAATTCGAGGAATAGGATCAAATCTTGCAGGAGCTGTAAAAAACGGACGTGCAGGAGATATGAATAGATATTCGGTTATTCACTGTGTCGACCCTGAAGTAAAAGAAGGGCTCAATGCAGATATTTTCATTATCGGGAAAAATGCCGGTGTTGATCATATTAATAATGTAAGGCTGATAATTGCAGGGTATTTAAAAGCCGCTTACGGATATTCCGATAAGGATGCCGCAACTCTTGCACACTTTGTTACAATATATAATGCCGTTTACCGCGGTCAGATGGATTTTTTTAATCAAAAATACAAGCAAGTCGTTACAAAGAATTTAACAAAAGAAAAAGCCGGTATCTCTTTACGCTACGATGAATGGGCCGGACAAACACAAATGGTTATTCCTCTAACCGATCAAAAATATTCAGGAACAATAAGCACCGTAGACACCACTTCAATTTCCGATAAAAAGGTTGTCGAAAAAATGCGTGAAGATGAAGGCAAAGACCTTGAAAAACGCAAAGAAATGGTTGACCTAAAAGAAAGAGAAAGCGAAGAAGCTGCCAAGCGTGCTGAGGCAGCAAAAAAAGAAGCCGTAAAACAGCAAAAAGAAGCCGATAAGCAAAAAAAAGAGGCCGATACAAAACAAAAAGAGGCAGAAAAGCAAAAGAAAGTAACGGAACAAAAACAAAAAGAGGCTAAAAAAGCTGAAGAAAAGGCGGCCGCAACAGGAAAACCTGAAGATAAAAAAGCTGCCGAAGAAAAACAAAAAGAAGTTGTAAAAGCTCAAAAAGAAACCGAAAAGAAAACCGAAGAAGCTAAGAAGGCTAAGGAAGTTGCCGAAGAAAAACAAAAAAAAGCAGATGAGGCCAAAAAAGAAGTAAAAGAAGAAGAAAAGATGGCCGAAAAAAAGACTGAAGAAGCTCAGACGGACAGAAAAGACATCGCTTCCGATACACAAAAAATCATAGAAGAAAAGAAAGCCGAGAAAAAAGCTGAAGGAGATGCTGCGATTGCTTCATCCATCCCCGGCTATGGTTTGAAAGTTGTAGACGAATCAAAGATGCTTTCCGAGCTTGTCCTTTTGGATTTAAAAACTGAAGAAGAACTTAGAACTTCCGGAATCAATACAATCAGAGGACGAAGTCTGTATATTGTAGGCAGCAATTTAATGGCAATAGCCGGAACAAAATCGGGAAATGCAGTAATTGCCCTTGTTCTTATAGATTCAAAATCCCTTGAAATTCTTAAACAGAGTCAGGAGAATATCGCAGCCGAAAGCGTTTTAGTAAAAAATGAAGCAGATTATTACGCAGTAATAGATAATAACGGCAAATACATCATAGGACGCTATAACGACAAGCTTGAACTTCAAGCTAAGTCGGCTGTAGAAGTACTGCCCTATACACCTATAACCGTAAGCGATAGGGGACTTCTGATACAGGATAGCAATAATGTTATTCGATTATTAAAATTGACAGATTTAACAAATATAGTTATCTCTGAAGAGGAGAAAAAATAA
- a CDS encoding DUF1295 domain-containing protein, whose translation MERLIFTFNIAQLVLFGVGLICFVVLFFVPAGYGKTINKKWGFSFNNKIAWFMMEFPTLITMIILMSLWAKPENLVRIIIGLFFLLHYAQRVFIFPFLLKGKSKMPLLIVLMGITFNTINAFLIGAWLFYLSPKTMYPISWLYDPRFIIGALIFLIGMAINIDSDKYIRSLRKPGDSAHYFPHKRMYKYVSSANYFGEILEWFGFALLSWSFVGLLFAFWTCANLVPRAYIINKRYREEFPEEFAALKPKRIFPFIF comes from the coding sequence ATGGAAAGACTGATATTTACCTTTAACATTGCACAGCTTGTCCTATTCGGAGTTGGTTTAATTTGTTTTGTAGTATTGTTTTTTGTTCCGGCTGGATACGGTAAAACTATAAATAAAAAATGGGGCTTTTCCTTTAACAATAAAATTGCTTGGTTTATGATGGAATTTCCTACACTGATTACTATGATTATTTTAATGTCCCTGTGGGCTAAACCTGAAAACCTTGTCAGAATTATAATCGGCCTTTTTTTTCTGCTTCACTATGCACAAAGGGTTTTTATATTTCCGTTTTTGTTAAAAGGAAAAAGCAAGATGCCCCTCCTTATCGTTTTAATGGGAATTACATTTAATACCATAAATGCGTTTTTAATCGGAGCATGGCTTTTTTACCTTTCACCCAAAACCATGTATCCCATCTCTTGGCTCTATGATCCGCGTTTTATAATCGGGGCTCTTATCTTTTTAATCGGAATGGCCATAAACATAGATTCGGACAAGTATATCCGCTCACTTCGCAAACCGGGCGATAGTGCACACTATTTTCCTCATAAACGGATGTACAAGTATGTTTCCAGTGCAAACTATTTCGGTGAAATTTTGGAATGGTTCGGCTTTGCCCTCCTGTCATGGAGCTTTGTAGGTCTTCTCTTTGCATTTTGGACCTGTGCCAATCTTGTTCCGAGGGCCTATATCATAAATAAAAGATACAGGGAAGAATTTCCTGAAGAATTTGCAGCTTTAAAACCCAAGAGGATTTTTCCTTTTATATTTTAG
- a CDS encoding Rpn family recombination-promoting nuclease/putative transposase, with protein MSTSNRKYKDSVFVDLFSEDEKAKENFLSLYNALHGTNLKLSCPVENIRLDNVMYMNIINDVSCLVDGKIIVLAEHQSTINENMPLRFLQYIARLYEKLQAPTDRYLRKLSKIPTPEFYVFYNGKEDYPETSTLRLSDAYITKPERIPLELEVKVFNINKNKRAEVLARCKPLEEYSLFVEEVRIQTQLDPENGFTNAVKICIEKGILKEYLTRKSREVINMLVAEYDYDTDIAVQRDEASRIAFAEGIEQGIEQGIEQGIEQGIEQGIQRGFEDGSYQKALETAKMMKLKNFDIVVIKEISGLSELEIKNL; from the coding sequence ATGAGTACTTCAAACAGAAAATACAAGGATTCAGTCTTCGTCGACCTTTTCAGTGAAGATGAAAAGGCAAAAGAAAACTTTCTATCCCTTTACAATGCCTTGCATGGAACTAATCTAAAGCTTTCATGCCCTGTAGAAAACATAAGGCTTGATAATGTTATGTACATGAACATAATCAATGACGTTTCATGTCTTGTAGACGGTAAAATTATCGTATTGGCTGAACATCAGTCTACCATAAACGAAAACATGCCTTTACGCTTCTTACAGTATATAGCAAGGCTCTATGAAAAACTACAAGCACCCACAGACAGGTATCTAAGAAAGCTTTCAAAAATACCGACACCGGAATTCTATGTTTTTTACAACGGCAAAGAAGATTATCCTGAAACTTCAACGCTAAGATTATCGGATGCCTATATTACAAAGCCTGAACGTATACCCTTAGAACTTGAAGTAAAGGTATTTAACATCAATAAAAATAAGAGAGCTGAAGTACTGGCCAGATGTAAACCTTTGGAAGAATACAGTTTGTTTGTTGAAGAGGTGCGAATCCAAACACAACTTGATCCTGAAAACGGCTTTACCAATGCAGTAAAGATATGTATAGAAAAAGGAATCTTAAAAGAATATTTAACTAGAAAATCAAGGGAGGTAATAAACATGTTAGTAGCCGAATATGATTATGATACTGATATAGCTGTACAGCGTGATGAAGCAAGCAGAATAGCCTTTGCAGAAGGGATTGAACAAGGGATTGAACAAGGAATTGAGCAGGGAATTGAACAAGGCATAGAACAAGGGATTCAACGCGGCTTTGAGGACGGTTCTTACCAAAAAGCTCTTGAAACTGCTAAAATGATGAAGCTAAAGAACTTTGATATAGTTGTGATTAAAGAAATATCAGGCTTGTCTGAACTTGAAATCAAAAACCTTTAG